GGAATCAAAGAAGTTGCCGCTGTTGTAAAGCTTGATGTGTTGAGCGCCGGGAAGCTCCTCGATGGCATGCTGAACCTGACGAACGACAGCGCCGGCGGGCATCGGAACCTCGGTCGTGTTCTTCCACAGGTCGCACATCAGACAGCGAAAAACACATTCGCGGTTGGACAGGAAGACGGTCGCCACATCCTCAACCAACCCAGCGGCTGAGTATTCAGGTTCGACCAGCATCGCGTAGGGACGGTCAAGAACGACCGAGTTCCGAGGCCCACGAGCGGAAACGATGGCAGCGTCCGACCACTGCGGTTCACTCATGAAGGCCAACGTTTAACGATGTGAAAACAAGAACTGCCAAGCTCATCATTCCGGTTCACGCAAAGGCCTTACGAAAGGCGTCTCGGTAACTCTGTTCATCACTGGGAAACAGTTCTGCAAACGCCGCATCCGAGCCGGCACCATGTTGAAAACGTCGCTTTTCAAAAACCGGCATCGTCAAACCCGTTACCTGTTCGACACCGCGACGGACCACTTCGCCCTTCAAGTCGTAAAGTTTGTCGTGTTCCCAATCGGTGAGCTCGATAAACGGGATCCCCTCAGAAACTTCGATCACGTTGGGCAACGCGAACGGGCTTAAACCTCGAAAACCAAACTTCCGCGCCGGTGCCCACGATCGCACATGGCCACGACTCTGACCGCCGCTGTAAGTCAGCGAGTGCTTTATCGCGTCCACGCCCCAGCCCTCGTGATACAGCATCAGGTTGTTCAGTACGCTGCGAATGGTGAGTTCGCTGTTCTCTTCAATCGGGTAATCCTTCATGTTTTCATCACCGCCGTCCCCGTCAAGCAGGTACTTCCAATCGGGATAGCGATTTCGAATTTCGCGACACAGGGCCACGCCCATCGTTGCCGCCTGCACGTCCAACGGCTTGTAGTCTTCGATGACTTCCACCGCTTCGCGATAGTCAATCGCGGATGCCGGAACATCGATCACTTCCAGGAACATGCCCAAGTCAAGATCGCTTAAGAACTGATGACACTGCGCCGCGTCTTGACCACATTGATCGATCGACAAACTGAACGCTTTCAAACGAGCCGGCGACTCACCTCGTTTCAGCAAACAGTCATACGTCGCACAAAAAACAGCCCCGCTATCGATGCCGCCACTGAACAACACGCCAATGGGTTCTGTTTTTGGAATTTGGTCCAGCCAGCCAGCAATCTCGTTCTGAAGCGCGGCGATGTAGGCACGACCAATCTGATCGAGATCCGTTGAAAGTCGATTGCGTTGAGGCGTGAAAAATCGCGTGTAAACCGGATTGGGATCGGGACATCCCAGCAACGCAATCTCGACGATATGGTGGGCCGGCACCATGCGGGTGTAAGAGGGGTGAAACTGATCCTCCAATCCTTCGCCTTTGAGCCAGTCACGGATCTCGTCCATCCGTTCCGCGACCACCAAACACGGGCCAGCGACTTGCTTGGCCAAGAAATATCGCATCGGACGACCGAGCGAGCGGGCCATCCGCACGATGTTGCCGTTGCGATGCACCAACGCAAACTGCCCATCCACGTGCCGTAGACTTTCAGCATCCCCTGCACCCAACAACGCCACTGCGTCTTCCACGGTCGAATTGAACAACGCATTCGCATCATCATCCAACAAGCTAACAAACCGCTCAACGTATTTATGGTCGTGCATGGCAAACACTCAAGGTCCAAGGGGGTGGCGCAAAGATGGCAAACGCGTGGCGAATTCTAGCCCGAACCCAGTCGCTTTGTCAGCCGACAAAATCCTGCCAATCATCGCAAAGCCGTGAGCGTATGAATTGCCGCTTCCGGCAAACTACAACGACTTCCCGGCCGGAGCGATCCCGAGCTTCTTTTCGATGTCTTCGAGGGCCACTCCCTTCGTTTCCGGCACAAAGAACCACACCCAAATTAGTTGCAACACCATCATTCCACAGAAAAACAGGAAGACGTGCGACGGAGCAAACGCCCCCACCATCGCTGGAAAAACGGAGGTCAATATCGCGGCGAAGATCCAGTGGGTGAAACTGCCCAGCGATTGCCCCGCAGCCCGTTGTTTGTTGGGAAAGATCTCCGAAATCAGCACCCAGATCACGGCACCTTGACCGATCGCATGAGCCGCGATGAAGGCAAAAATGCACGTTGGCACGATCCCAAAGTTTTCACTCTGAAACGCCCAGGCACACGTACCCAACGAAGCGATGTAGCCAACCGATCCGATAAGTAACAACGTGCGTCGCCCCAAGCGATCGATCAACCACAGCCCCAGGAACGTGAAGATTAGATTCGTCACACCGATCCCAATCGACTGAAGCAATGCTGCTTCTTGCCCCAACCCCGTCATCTCAAAGATACGCGGCGCGAAGTACAGGATGGCGTTGATCCCGGACAGCTGGTTAAAGAAGGCAACCAGGAACGCCAGCATGATCGGGACCCGCAATCGCATCGTCCAAAAACGCTCTGATGAATCGGATTCCTCCGCCGCTTGATGAATCTGCTGGACTCGATCAGCGATCTCTTGCGAGGACGCCTCGGGACTCACCAAGCGGAAGATGCGAGTCGCCTCCTCTTCATCCCCCCGACGCGAAATCAACCAGCGTGGACTCTCAGGCAACCCAATGCACAAAATGCTGAAGATGAGAGCAGGAATCGCTTCCACGCCCAGCATCCATCGCCATGCATTTTCACCAATCGGACCGAGCAACGCGTTGGACGCGAACGCAACCAAAATGCCAAAAACAATGTTGAACTGAAACATCCCAGCAAGTCGACCGCGTCGATCAGCCGGAGCGATTTCGGAGATATATAGTGGCGCGGCTACAGTCGAAATCCCGACGCCCAGACCACCGATGAATCTCGCCACCATGAACGAATAGACGTCCGTAGCGAGCCCTGACCAAATCGCCGAAACCAGATAGAAAATCCCGATCCACAACAACGTTGCCTTACGACCAAATCGGTCCGTCGGCCAACCTCCACACAACGATCCCAACACCGTCCCCCACAAAGCCATGCTCATGGCCAGCCCGTGCTGGCCATCCCCCAGCGACCACAGGGATTGGATCGTACTTTCGGCTCCGGAAATGACGACAGTGTCAAAACCGAACAAGAATCCGGCCAGGGCAGAGGTCAGCGACCAACGTAGAAGTCGACTCGGCATGGGGGCATCCAAGCGTGAAATGAGGCTTAAAAACCCAGCCATCATACGCAATTCAACCACGCTTGCGGGAAACGGCCACATTGAAAACTTTCCAGTGCTTTCCCCAACTGACAACGCCAATCCAATTTCAAAGCGTCGTCACAGCAACCGTGTTCCGACCTGTCCATGGCGGTGAACGCCGATGGGGACGCGTAATGATCCCCCAACGGAACGCTTGACTGTTTTTGTTACACGCTAGACTGTCACCGGTCGCCCAAGCAACTTTCGCCTTGACCGATCAACCAACTCATCAGCAAGCACGGAAACAATGATGACGGACGCGTGGAATCAAAATGCGGAGCAACCTCCCAAACGCGTTTCCTCTCGCTCATTAACCGGAGTATCGCATGAGTTCCTGACCCCACGCGGCTTGTGGTTGCAACAGAATTCCCGAATCGACATGGCCGATGGCATTGCATTGCCGAGCACTATCCCGGGTGAAAACTTCATCCCATCGGATCAACCGCTGCTGGGTCGGATCGACGACCAACCGCTGGATCCTGGCACGTTGCAAAACCTGCGGCCAGCACGGCGTTACCCCAATTCAGCCAAACTACGGACTGGGCCTCTAACGCCTCTTTTTGTTGCCGCCTTGGCCGACGGGCCTATCTGGAAAACCCCTCAGGCCTGGCCCGCCGGGTATGAGCCAACGCAATCGGAACGGACCATCCCCGCTGACCTCGCATCAGTCGCACCCGCAATCGGGAAGCTCGCAATCCGGTTGCCTGGTAAACAGGCCGGCCAAACGGCCAGTGGTTCGGCATTCATCACCGGCCCGAACACCATCATGACTTGCGCTCACAACCTGTTCGATTCGAACGAACGCCAATGGTCCCAAGGTCTCGAATTCCATCCCGGATACGATTTCTATTCCCCTCACCAACGCCCCACATGCCAAATCGTATCGGGCATGATCCCCAAGGCATATCTTGATAATCCGCTGACCAACAACGACGTCGCCATTTGTCGTGTTGATTGCAACATCGGTGACATCATGGGTGCTGAGTTGCCGATTCAAGAGATTGATAACGTCGGATTCTATGACGACCGGTGGGTCGACATTTTAGGCTACCCCGCCGGCAGCGGTTTCGACTTCGGCAAGCAGTTGTGGCGAAGCCGTGGTCGATTTTTGTTTGGCGTGAGCGGTGGCGGCGAAGATGACTATTCACCCGTCGTGGCCACCCACTTTGGCGGCGGTGCCAGCGGTTGCCCCTGGGTCTACTATGACCCAGATAAAAAACAGCACGTCGCTGTCGGGCTCACGTCGGGTCATGCGCGTTTGCGGTACAACCCATCCGAACCGAACCTGATGACCTTGTCTTCATCACTATGGACATCGCGCACGCTGGAGCGACTCAACAACGAGTCCGTTGAACACCGATTTGTATAAACGCCGGCTGACCACCTTGGTCGCTGGCGTCCAAATCCACCGCCATCCTCGTTCAATGGCGGCCTAGTTTACTGGCGGCGAAGTCCACTGGCGGCTAACGGCCTGTTGAAATTCGCATAGCAAGATAGGAGACACGCTCCGTCGTTCAGTTCGCAGCTAAAATCGATGCGTTCTCAAACGCTTTTAGCCGAACGGCACAGGGTCTGTGCCTATTACAATCGAAAATCAACAGGCGGCTAAACCTTCCTCCCCACAAACCGGTAATGCGGGACTCGCACCAGCGGCAAATAGGGAATCGAACCACGGGATTCATGCAACGATTCGGTGTGGAACCGCTTTTGCAGCATCGGCAGATGATCGGGCGACAGATTGACGTTGTCCGTCCCAAACCAAATCGGCCACCCCGTGCGAGTCAGCCAGCCGTGACGTACCCGATCGCGAGCCGGATGCTTGCGAGACACATGGAAATCCACGACCGCGATCGTGCCGCCCACCTTTAGCAAGCGATAGGCCTCGTCGATCGCCGAAAACCAATCGGGGATCATGGTCAACGAATACGAAAGCGATACCACGTCCGCGCACCCATCCGGCAAAGGGGTTGCCGTTGCATCACAACAACGAACCTGCGTTCCTGCCGTTGCTGCGATCTTACCGCCGCGACGCAGACCCGCGATCCGATCCGCAGCCACCTTCAACATGGAATCGGAAAGATCAACCAACTCAATCCGCGTCAGTGATGAAATTTTGTCGCCGGCGAACTCCAGGTTCTTGCCCGTGCCGCATCCCAAATCGACCCAAACACCTTGATCCGGAAAGGCCAGCGACTCAATCAATTCACGGCGGCCATGCAGCATCCGCTCACGAAACGAGTCGTAATCATTCGCTTGAGCTCCGTAAAAGCTTTCCAAGCGATCTTGATGGGTGTCACCACGGACGGGCACCAACAAGAGATGCCCGATCGTTCGCATATCCGCAACAAGCGTTTTCACGCTGCCGTCTCCAAATCAGCAATATGGAAGCTGCCGTACGTGTTCACGCGATCCAATTGATGAAGGCGTTGAGCCAGATCAAAACGGTAGCTCAAGAGGTCACCCAGGCGATGAATCCCGCCGCCATGTCGAACTTCAATCGGATTCACGAAGCCAACTTCAGGACCTGCACTTCGCCACAAGATGCGAGCATCCGATCCGGCATGGTCCACGATCGCTTGCCACTCTTGCGCCAGTGCTTCCGGTGCCCGCTCGGCCATCCAGTCCATGTGATCAAGTAAGACAAACCGATCAAACGACTTTTCCTGTTCCGTCAAGAATCCTTCCATCGTTTGCGTGTGACAATGCACTCGGTCAACCAAGCCACCTTTCAACAACTCAAAATTATCGCGTTTGAGGTATTCTGGGCAGCAGTCTTGAGAGTAAGCACCGGTCAGGTACACACGCCAAAAATAGTTTTCCGCCAGTGCGAGATTCGTCAACACCGCCTGCACACGATCTCGCACGAAGCTTTCGATTCCGCCGGTGTAGGTACGATCGATTTGCAAACGTTGAGACCTTGGCACACCTAACATCGCCATCGTCGTATCACGCCGAAGTGCCCACCGAATCGGCATCCGCCACAATCGTTTTTCAACACGCTGTTCTGCAAAGATCGCTCGCTGGGTCTCAACATCCGGCGCTGCGACCAGATCCCTCACGGCCTCTCGCAGTCCAACCCGGTCGAGATAGTGATTGATCCACCAGGCGAACAAACCCGACGTTCCATGAAAATAGAAGGTCCCTCGACGTGCCGAGCTGTCAAAGAAATACCGACGTGAATCCCAAGACTCACGCACCTGAGGAGTCAACTGGGGTCGCAATCGAGTGTCGTAGAGATGGTTCCAATCCGGGTGCCAACCTGTTCCAAACGCAGCGAAGAAGTCCTCGTAATCCAATTCCCGAATGCCCGCCATCTTCAGTTCAAGCAACGCATTTTGCAGCGGGTTCATGTCCACACAATCGATCGATGCCGGACCATCCAGTGCATAGTCCAAAGCATTGCAACCAGCCGAAGTGATCATGACAACACGATCATTGGAGTGCAGACGCAACGCTTGACGATCCAACCGCGGATCTTCCCAACA
This genomic interval from Neorhodopirellula lusitana contains the following:
- a CDS encoding asparagine synthase-related protein — its product is MHDHKYVERFVSLLDDDANALFNSTVEDAVALLGAGDAESLRHVDGQFALVHRNGNIVRMARSLGRPMRYFLAKQVAGPCLVVAERMDEIRDWLKGEGLEDQFHPSYTRMVPAHHIVEIALLGCPDPNPVYTRFFTPQRNRLSTDLDQIGRAYIAALQNEIAGWLDQIPKTEPIGVLFSGGIDSGAVFCATYDCLLKRGESPARLKAFSLSIDQCGQDAAQCHQFLSDLDLGMFLEVIDVPASAIDYREAVEVIEDYKPLDVQAATMGVALCREIRNRYPDWKYLLDGDGGDENMKDYPIEENSELTIRSVLNNLMLYHEGWGVDAIKHSLTYSGGQSRGHVRSWAPARKFGFRGLSPFALPNVIEVSEGIPFIELTDWEHDKLYDLKGEVVRRGVEQVTGLTMPVFEKRRFQHGAGSDAAFAELFPSDEQSYRDAFRKAFA
- a CDS encoding sugar porter family MFS transporter — encoded protein: MPSRLLRWSLTSALAGFLFGFDTVVISGAESTIQSLWSLGDGQHGLAMSMALWGTVLGSLCGGWPTDRFGRKATLLWIGIFYLVSAIWSGLATDVYSFMVARFIGGLGVGISTVAAPLYISEIAPADRRGRLAGMFQFNIVFGILVAFASNALLGPIGENAWRWMLGVEAIPALIFSILCIGLPESPRWLISRRGDEEEATRIFRLVSPEASSQEIADRVQQIHQAAEESDSSERFWTMRLRVPIMLAFLVAFFNQLSGINAILYFAPRIFEMTGLGQEAALLQSIGIGVTNLIFTFLGLWLIDRLGRRTLLLIGSVGYIASLGTCAWAFQSENFGIVPTCIFAFIAAHAIGQGAVIWVLISEIFPNKQRAAGQSLGSFTHWIFAAILTSVFPAMVGAFAPSHVFLFFCGMMVLQLIWVWFFVPETKGVALEDIEKKLGIAPAGKSL
- a CDS encoding trypsin-like serine peptidase, encoding MMTDAWNQNAEQPPKRVSSRSLTGVSHEFLTPRGLWLQQNSRIDMADGIALPSTIPGENFIPSDQPLLGRIDDQPLDPGTLQNLRPARRYPNSAKLRTGPLTPLFVAALADGPIWKTPQAWPAGYEPTQSERTIPADLASVAPAIGKLAIRLPGKQAGQTASGSAFITGPNTIMTCAHNLFDSNERQWSQGLEFHPGYDFYSPHQRPTCQIVSGMIPKAYLDNPLTNNDVAICRVDCNIGDIMGAELPIQEIDNVGFYDDRWVDILGYPAGSGFDFGKQLWRSRGRFLFGVSGGGEDDYSPVVATHFGGGASGCPWVYYDPDKKQHVAVGLTSGHARLRYNPSEPNLMTLSSSLWTSRTLERLNNESVEHRFV
- a CDS encoding class I SAM-dependent methyltransferase; translated protein: MKTLVADMRTIGHLLLVPVRGDTHQDRLESFYGAQANDYDSFRERMLHGRRELIESLAFPDQGVWVDLGCGTGKNLEFAGDKISSLTRIELVDLSDSMLKVAADRIAGLRRGGKIAATAGTQVRCCDATATPLPDGCADVVSLSYSLTMIPDWFSAIDEAYRLLKVGGTIAVVDFHVSRKHPARDRVRHGWLTRTGWPIWFGTDNVNLSPDHLPMLQKRFHTESLHESRGSIPYLPLVRVPHYRFVGRKV
- a CDS encoding DUF3419 family protein, producing MFNRWFEAKCFRAIHSRNLVYNTCWEDPRLDRQALRLHSNDRVVMITSAGCNALDYALDGPASIDCVDMNPLQNALLELKMAGIRELDYEDFFAAFGTGWHPDWNHLYDTRLRPQLTPQVRESWDSRRYFFDSSARRGTFYFHGTSGLFAWWINHYLDRVGLREAVRDLVAAPDVETQRAIFAEQRVEKRLWRMPIRWALRRDTTMAMLGVPRSQRLQIDRTYTGGIESFVRDRVQAVLTNLALAENYFWRVYLTGAYSQDCCPEYLKRDNFELLKGGLVDRVHCHTQTMEGFLTEQEKSFDRFVLLDHMDWMAERAPEALAQEWQAIVDHAGSDARILWRSAGPEVGFVNPIEVRHGGGIHRLGDLLSYRFDLAQRLHQLDRVNTYGSFHIADLETAA